In a genomic window of Streptomyces sp. SJL17-4:
- a CDS encoding sigma-70 family RNA polymerase sigma factor translates to MSGDSRDEPLGGPAEAGGLPSRQVPSQGGPGGLAGAPDTAGAVGSGSAGAGAVGSGSAGAGAVGSAGAGGAVGPLDPSVPQQREVKTSGWGAGSGTSAGFDATGAGTATEDDPDHDTEHDTEHEPEHDTVLPPPVELPPSDSELVQLMREGDDSAYEELFRRHSDAVRRYARTCCRDAHTADDLTAEVFARTLQAVRGGAGPEQAVRAYLMTTVRRVAASWTKTQKREHLVEDFAVFAAEAARASEVSDQNASFGAGLDLGADVLAMHEAEQSLAMQAFRSLPERWQAVLWHTTVEEESPSEVAPLFGLTANATAVLASRAREGLKQAYLQAHVSQSLTAGGDCARYADRLGAYARGGLRMRAERGLRKHLDECAKCRLAAGELAHVNAGIPALLPVAVIGWFAAGYSLKAAGVVAGGAVGAGAAGAAAAATGSSGGAASGGAAAEGLGAPAKAGIAAAVAVAAAAGLVWAMAGDPQPVAAPKPTQPVVTPVVPAEPAPPPKPTPKPVPPPPPVTSEPPAPTPTPTPTPPPAKPTPKPTPPPKPRPTPTPTPTPTPSPEKPSPKPAPPPAPPSVYQVNQLDYGIFGDGTEPEVDLSDSSWMWQRDNLSIGGTPYAHGVSVHAPSSLLINLNRQCTSYDAIVGVDDLSALLGVGGVRFSVYGDEERLWRSDVVRPGDPPVPVHVDISGLSMIRLVVEEHTPFGRTAVADWAQSGISCS, encoded by the coding sequence ATGAGCGGTGACAGTCGGGACGAGCCGCTGGGCGGCCCCGCCGAGGCGGGGGGCCTGCCCTCCCGGCAGGTGCCGAGCCAAGGTGGGCCGGGAGGCCTCGCCGGCGCGCCGGACACAGCCGGGGCCGTGGGTTCGGGTTCGGCCGGAGCTGGTGCCGTGGGTTCGGGTTCGGCCGGAGCTGGTGCCGTGGGTTCGGCCGGGGCCGGGGGCGCCGTCGGACCGCTCGACCCGAGCGTGCCGCAGCAGCGCGAGGTCAAGACCTCCGGGTGGGGCGCCGGTTCCGGAACGAGTGCCGGGTTCGACGCGACCGGGGCCGGTACCGCCACCGAGGACGACCCGGACCACGACACCGAGCACGACACCGAGCACGAACCCGAGCACGACACCGTCCTTCCGCCGCCCGTCGAACTGCCGCCCTCCGACTCCGAGCTCGTCCAGCTCATGCGGGAGGGCGACGACTCCGCGTACGAGGAACTGTTCCGCCGGCACTCCGACGCCGTGCGCCGGTACGCCAGGACCTGCTGCCGGGACGCCCACACCGCCGACGACCTGACCGCCGAGGTCTTCGCCCGCACCCTCCAGGCCGTCCGCGGCGGAGCCGGGCCCGAACAGGCCGTACGCGCCTATCTGATGACCACCGTCCGGCGCGTCGCCGCGAGCTGGACGAAGACCCAGAAGCGAGAACACCTCGTCGAGGACTTCGCGGTGTTCGCGGCCGAGGCCGCCCGCGCCTCCGAGGTCTCCGACCAGAACGCTTCCTTCGGGGCGGGCCTCGACCTCGGCGCCGACGTCCTGGCCATGCACGAGGCCGAGCAGTCGCTCGCCATGCAGGCCTTCCGCTCGCTGCCCGAGCGCTGGCAGGCCGTGCTGTGGCACACCACCGTCGAGGAGGAGTCCCCCAGCGAGGTCGCACCGCTCTTCGGCCTGACCGCCAACGCCACGGCCGTCCTCGCCAGCCGCGCCCGCGAAGGCCTCAAGCAGGCCTACCTCCAGGCCCACGTCAGCCAGTCCCTGACGGCCGGCGGCGACTGCGCCCGGTACGCCGACCGGCTCGGCGCCTACGCGCGCGGTGGCCTGCGGATGCGCGCCGAACGCGGACTGCGCAAGCACCTGGACGAGTGCGCCAAGTGCCGGCTCGCCGCCGGTGAGCTGGCCCATGTCAACGCCGGGATCCCCGCGCTGCTCCCGGTCGCCGTCATCGGCTGGTTCGCCGCCGGGTACTCGCTCAAGGCCGCCGGCGTCGTCGCCGGTGGCGCCGTCGGCGCGGGTGCGGCCGGTGCCGCGGCCGCCGCCACCGGCTCCTCGGGCGGTGCGGCATCCGGAGGCGCCGCCGCCGAGGGGCTCGGCGCGCCCGCGAAGGCCGGTATCGCGGCCGCCGTGGCCGTCGCCGCGGCCGCCGGACTCGTCTGGGCCATGGCCGGGGACCCTCAGCCGGTGGCCGCGCCCAAGCCCACCCAGCCCGTCGTCACCCCCGTCGTACCGGCGGAGCCCGCGCCGCCGCCGAAGCCGACGCCGAAGCCCGTACCGCCGCCCCCGCCCGTGACGTCCGAGCCGCCGGCGCCCACGCCGACGCCGACCCCCACGCCCCCTCCCGCGAAGCCCACGCCGAAGCCGACGCCGCCGCCGAAGCCCAGACCCACGCCGACGCCCACGCCCACGCCGACGCCCAGTCCCGAGAAGCCCTCGCCCAAGCCGGCGCCCCCGCCCGCCCCGCCGAGCGTCTACCAGGTCAACCAGCTGGACTACGGGATCTTCGGCGACGGCACCGAGCCCGAGGTCGACCTCTCCGACAGCAGCTGGATGTGGCAGCGCGACAACCTGTCCATCGGCGGCACCCCGTACGCGCACGGAGTGAGCGTCCACGCGCCCTCGTCCCTGCTGATCAACCTCAACCGGCAGTGCACGAGTTACGACGCGATCGTCGGCGTCGACGACCTGAGCGCCCTGCTCGGCGTAGGCGGCGTCCGGTTCTCCGTGTACGGGGACGAGGAGCGGCTCTGGCGCTCCGACGTGGTCCGGCCCGGCGACCCGCCGGTCCCGGTGCACGTCGACATCTCCGGCCTCAGCATGATCCGGCTCGTGGTGGAGGAGCACACGCCGTTCGGGCGGACCGCGGTCGCCGACTGGGCGCAGTCCGGGATCAGCTGCTCCTGA
- a CDS encoding BTAD domain-containing putative transcriptional regulator, producing MRYLILGTTEALDPHGTPLPLGGARLRALLAALALRGGRAASVTELADDVYGDSPPQDAPAALQALVGRLRRILGSEAVASTPGPGYRLVAAPEDIDLYVFERRAKDAGAHLDAGEPEKAAALLRPALGLFRGPALADLPDPAGVRPEALRLAALRQRVEADLRRGATDGLVPELTELTTTYPYDEAFRAQLIRALRAEGLHADALAAYESARRTLADALGTDPGPELVALHQELLTAPAGPPRASGPWGTPPPARPQPTTTPADLGQSPVAARGAHPEPPGPDRPSLFTAAPSTPAPGNPAPTPGNIRPRLTSFVGREPELAALHADLDRCRLVTLTGPGGSGKTRLAEEAALRLFAPPEAPAEAPPEAPAEPPAEAALTPAPAAWVVELAPLDDPEAVPGAVLSALGLREVHLITREGVTLQDDPTAHLVEHLARRPVLLVLDNCEHVIDAAAALAETLLTDCPRLRILATSREPLGVPGESVRPLEPLPPDPAHRLFAERARAVRPDADLAQDGGAAVDEICRRLDGLPLAIELAAARLRLLTPRQIADRLDDRFRLLTSGSRTVLPRQQTLRAVVDWSWDLLDPDERTLLRQVSVFAGGWDLAAAEALSPRAADLLGALVDKSLVVATPTEGGEMRYRLLETIHEYAVERAAETPAVLAAAEAAHTAHFTALAETAEPKLRSAEQLPWIDRIERDLDNIRAALHRTVGTSPKLSAPLQQGGPPPDEAAAHRLVLAMGWFWWLRNYRPEGLTWVVRAVALGDDPNDPDDPRYWPRMRLRMLQFFLEVESRTLGDFEEPETLALARRVRAAFGEPPGPEGARFPGLLWPFTAYLTEEPVVVRGLLDEAVANCRRHAGDWEVGVSLMFRTHMVVDMPGGMPGIDEDLAELRLLARRVGDRWLGAQIASAVGEAHMLRGRVEEAGEAYEEALRLAREVGAHAESPFLLARLAELAYQTGDMEAAEKGLDEASREAERYRVRDTGVFVCFLRAALALYRGEVAAARAQLEAAGRTVATGAPPPHFEAVLVGLSARVEAGEGRASAVATAVEALRRARDAQCADFVTAALGEGLAVVLSMAGEPALAIRIMAAVEAWRAELPRSVPGLRDVEAVTERALTALGPSGVAAARAAGKGLGIDDVLTLAESVITARPGPDGSGSCGDVRSS from the coding sequence GTGCGGTATCTCATCCTCGGCACCACCGAGGCCCTCGACCCCCACGGCACCCCCCTCCCCCTCGGCGGCGCCAGGCTGCGCGCGCTCCTCGCCGCCCTCGCGCTGCGCGGCGGACGGGCCGCCTCCGTCACCGAACTCGCCGACGACGTGTACGGCGACTCCCCGCCGCAGGACGCCCCCGCCGCCCTCCAGGCCCTCGTCGGCCGCCTCCGTCGGATCCTCGGCAGCGAGGCCGTCGCCTCCACCCCCGGCCCCGGCTACCGGCTCGTCGCCGCCCCCGAGGACATCGACCTGTACGTCTTCGAGCGCCGGGCCAAGGACGCGGGCGCCCACCTCGACGCGGGCGAACCCGAGAAGGCCGCCGCACTCCTCCGCCCGGCCCTCGGTCTCTTCCGCGGCCCCGCCCTCGCCGACCTGCCCGACCCGGCCGGCGTCCGCCCCGAGGCCCTGCGGCTCGCGGCCCTGCGGCAGCGCGTCGAGGCCGATCTGCGCCGGGGCGCCACCGACGGACTCGTACCGGAGCTGACCGAGCTCACCACCACGTACCCGTACGACGAAGCCTTCCGGGCCCAGCTCATCCGCGCCCTGCGCGCCGAGGGCCTGCACGCCGACGCCCTCGCCGCCTACGAGTCGGCCCGCCGTACCCTCGCGGACGCCCTCGGCACCGACCCCGGCCCCGAGCTCGTCGCCCTCCACCAGGAACTCCTCACGGCGCCCGCGGGCCCTCCCCGGGCGAGCGGCCCCTGGGGCACACCGCCGCCCGCCCGCCCGCAGCCGACGACGACGCCAGCGGACCTGGGGCAGAGCCCCGTTGCCGCGCGGGGGGCCCACCCCGAGCCGCCCGGACCGGACCGCCCGAGCCTCTTCACCGCGGCCCCAAGCACCCCGGCCCCCGGGAATCCCGCCCCCACCCCCGGCAACATCCGCCCCCGCCTCACCTCCTTCGTCGGCCGGGAGCCCGAGCTGGCCGCGCTCCACGCCGATCTGGACCGATGCCGCCTCGTCACGCTCACCGGCCCCGGCGGCTCCGGCAAGACCCGGCTCGCCGAAGAGGCCGCCCTGAGGCTCTTCGCTCCGCCCGAAGCCCCAGCCGAAGCCCCGCCCGAAGCCCCGGCCGAGCCCCCGGCCGAAGCCGCCCTGACCCCCGCCCCCGCCGCCTGGGTCGTCGAACTGGCCCCGCTCGACGACCCCGAGGCCGTCCCCGGCGCCGTCCTCTCCGCGCTCGGGCTCCGCGAGGTCCACCTGATCACCCGCGAGGGCGTGACCCTCCAGGACGACCCCACGGCCCATCTCGTCGAGCACCTCGCCCGCCGCCCCGTCCTCCTCGTCCTCGACAACTGCGAGCACGTGATCGACGCGGCCGCGGCCCTCGCCGAGACCCTCCTCACCGACTGCCCGCGACTCCGCATCCTCGCCACCAGCCGCGAACCCCTCGGCGTCCCCGGGGAGTCCGTCCGCCCCCTCGAACCGCTGCCGCCGGACCCCGCGCACCGCCTCTTCGCCGAGCGCGCCCGCGCCGTACGCCCCGACGCCGACCTCGCCCAGGACGGCGGCGCGGCCGTCGACGAGATCTGCCGCCGCCTCGACGGCCTGCCCCTCGCCATCGAACTGGCCGCCGCCCGCCTCCGGCTGCTCACCCCGCGCCAGATCGCCGACCGCCTCGACGACCGCTTCCGTCTCCTCACCTCCGGCTCCCGCACGGTCCTGCCCCGCCAGCAGACCCTCCGCGCCGTCGTCGACTGGTCCTGGGACCTGCTCGACCCCGACGAGCGCACCCTGCTCCGCCAGGTCTCGGTCTTCGCCGGCGGCTGGGACCTCGCCGCCGCGGAGGCCCTCTCCCCGCGCGCGGCGGACTTGCTCGGCGCCCTGGTCGACAAGTCCCTCGTCGTCGCCACCCCCACCGAGGGCGGCGAGATGCGCTACCGGCTCCTGGAGACCATCCACGAGTACGCGGTCGAGCGTGCCGCCGAGACCCCGGCGGTCCTCGCCGCCGCCGAGGCCGCCCACACCGCCCACTTCACGGCCCTCGCCGAGACCGCCGAGCCCAAACTCCGCTCGGCCGAGCAGCTCCCGTGGATCGACCGGATCGAGCGCGATCTGGACAACATCCGGGCCGCCCTGCACCGCACCGTCGGCACCTCCCCCAAACTCTCGGCTCCGCTCCAGCAGGGGGGACCGCCACCCGACGAGGCCGCCGCCCACCGCCTGGTCCTCGCCATGGGCTGGTTCTGGTGGCTGCGCAACTACCGCCCCGAGGGCCTGACCTGGGTCGTCCGCGCGGTCGCCCTCGGCGACGACCCGAACGACCCCGACGACCCGCGCTACTGGCCCCGCATGCGCCTGCGCATGCTGCAGTTCTTCCTGGAGGTCGAGAGCCGCACCCTGGGCGACTTCGAGGAACCGGAGACGCTCGCGCTCGCCCGCCGCGTACGGGCCGCATTCGGCGAGCCTCCCGGCCCCGAGGGCGCCCGGTTCCCCGGACTGCTCTGGCCGTTCACCGCGTACCTCACCGAGGAACCGGTCGTGGTCCGCGGCCTCCTCGACGAGGCCGTCGCCAACTGCCGTCGCCACGCCGGCGACTGGGAGGTCGGCGTCAGCCTGATGTTCCGTACGCACATGGTCGTCGACATGCCCGGCGGCATGCCCGGCATCGACGAGGACCTGGCCGAACTCCGCCTGCTCGCCCGGCGCGTCGGCGACCGCTGGTTGGGCGCCCAGATCGCGAGCGCGGTGGGAGAGGCCCATATGCTGCGCGGCCGCGTCGAGGAGGCGGGGGAGGCGTACGAGGAGGCCCTCCGGCTGGCCCGTGAGGTCGGCGCGCACGCCGAGTCGCCGTTCCTCCTCGCCCGCCTGGCCGAACTCGCCTACCAGACGGGGGACATGGAGGCCGCGGAGAAGGGCCTCGACGAGGCCTCGCGGGAGGCGGAGCGCTATCGCGTGCGGGACACCGGTGTGTTCGTCTGTTTCCTGCGTGCCGCGCTCGCCCTGTACCGCGGTGAGGTCGCGGCGGCCCGCGCCCAGCTGGAGGCGGCGGGCCGCACGGTCGCGACGGGTGCGCCCCCACCGCACTTCGAGGCGGTGCTCGTGGGGCTTTCCGCGCGCGTCGAGGCGGGCGAGGGGCGGGCTTCCGCCGTCGCCACGGCCGTCGAAGCGCTGCGCCGCGCGCGGGACGCGCAGTGCGCGGACTTCGTGACCGCGGCCCTGGGGGAGGGCCTCGCGGTCGTCCTGTCCATGGCGGGTGAACCCGCCCTGGCGATCAGGATCATGGCGGCCGTCGAGGCCTGGCGTGCCGAGCTGCCGCGCTCCGTCCCGGGTCTGCGGGACGTCGAGGCCGTGACCGAACGGGCACTCACGGCGCTCGGTCCGTCGGGCGTCGCCGCCGCCCGCGCGGCTGGGAAGGGCCTCGGCATCGACGACGTACTGACCCTCGCCGAGTCCGTCATCACCGCGCGCCCCGGACCCGACGGATCCGGGTCGTGCGGGGACGTCAGGAGCAGCTGA
- a CDS encoding MFS transporter, with translation MSREQRGPNEKLGTVLALAGISNAGLARRVNDLGAQRGLTLRYDKTSVARWVSKGMVPQGAAPHLIAAAIGQKLGRPVPLHEIGLADADPAPEVGLAFPRDVGEAVRSATDLYRLDLAGRRAGGGIWQSLAGSFAVSAYATPASRWLITPADPSVEREAPRPPGGGITGAGRGAAGAAATASAATEHVRVGHSDVAKLREAAEDARRWDSKYGGGDWRSSMVPECLRVDAAPLLLGSYSDEVGRALFGATAELTRLAGWMAFDTGQQEAAQRYYIQALRLARAAADVPLGGYVLASMSLQATYRGFADEGVDLAQAALERNRGLATARTMSFFRLVEARAHAKAGDGVAAAAALKSAEGWLERSREGDGDPTWLGFYSYDRFCADAAECYSDLKAPHEVRRFTEQALSRPTEEFVRSHGLRLVVSAVAELESGNLDAACAAGTRAVEVAGRISSARTTEYVRDLLHRLEAYGDEPRVMELRERARPLLVTPA, from the coding sequence ATGTCCAGGGAGCAACGCGGGCCGAACGAAAAGCTCGGCACGGTTCTCGCCCTCGCGGGAATCAGCAACGCCGGACTGGCCCGGCGCGTCAACGACCTCGGTGCGCAACGAGGTCTGACACTTCGTTACGACAAGACCTCCGTCGCCCGGTGGGTGTCGAAGGGCATGGTGCCGCAGGGCGCCGCGCCGCATCTGATCGCCGCCGCGATCGGGCAGAAGCTCGGCCGGCCCGTGCCGCTGCACGAGATCGGCCTCGCCGACGCCGACCCCGCGCCCGAGGTGGGCCTCGCCTTCCCGCGCGACGTGGGCGAGGCGGTGCGCTCGGCGACCGACCTGTACCGGCTGGATCTCGCCGGACGGCGGGCCGGCGGCGGGATCTGGCAGTCGCTGGCCGGCTCCTTCGCGGTGAGCGCGTACGCGACGCCCGCGTCCCGCTGGCTGATAACCCCGGCCGACCCGTCGGTGGAGCGCGAGGCACCCCGCCCGCCGGGGGGCGGGATCACGGGCGCGGGCCGGGGCGCGGCGGGAGCGGCGGCGACCGCCTCGGCCGCCACCGAGCACGTGCGCGTGGGGCACAGCGACGTCGCCAAGCTCCGCGAGGCGGCCGAGGACGCCCGCCGCTGGGACTCCAAGTACGGCGGCGGGGACTGGCGTTCGTCCATGGTCCCCGAGTGCTTACGCGTGGACGCGGCTCCGCTGCTGCTCGGCTCGTACTCCGACGAGGTCGGCCGGGCCCTCTTCGGCGCGACCGCCGAGCTCACCCGGCTCGCCGGGTGGATGGCCTTCGACACCGGGCAGCAGGAGGCCGCCCAGCGCTACTACATCCAGGCCCTGCGGCTCGCCCGCGCCGCGGCCGACGTGCCCCTCGGCGGCTACGTCCTCGCCTCGATGTCCCTCCAGGCCACCTACCGGGGCTTCGCCGACGAGGGCGTCGACCTCGCCCAGGCCGCGCTCGAGCGGAACCGTGGGCTCGCCACCGCCCGCACCATGTCCTTCTTCCGGCTCGTCGAGGCACGCGCGCACGCGAAGGCCGGTGACGGGGTCGCGGCGGCGGCCGCGCTCAAGTCTGCCGAGGGCTGGCTGGAGCGCTCCCGGGAGGGTGACGGCGACCCGACCTGGCTGGGCTTCTACTCGTACGACCGGTTCTGCGCCGACGCCGCCGAGTGCTACAGCGACCTGAAGGCGCCGCACGAGGTGCGCCGCTTCACCGAGCAGGCGCTCTCGCGGCCGACCGAGGAGTTCGTCCGCTCGCACGGGCTGCGGCTCGTGGTCTCCGCCGTCGCCGAGCTGGAGTCGGGCAATCTGGACGCGGCCTGCGCGGCGGGCACGCGCGCGGTGGAGGTGGCGGGCCGGATCTCGTCGGCGCGGACGACGGAGTACGTACGGGATCTGCTGCACCGGCTCGAGGCGTACGGGGACGAGCCCCGGGTCATGGAACTGCGGGAGCGGGCCCGGCCGCTGCTCGTCACACCGGCGTGA
- a CDS encoding Uma2 family endonuclease: MAMPLPVPESVLSEGLPDREGASVRETFELFSAVAPKGWRVELIEGEIYVVPPANGEHEEIVSELNGQVRDHDKGVGRYTGVGLVLPGATETVRVIPDLVIAPKGSFDDQQEWHAPDPVLLVAEVTSTSTAGRDRVQKIRAYARAGIPLYLLIDREAGEAVVCSEPSGDDYSHKSIHKLGTQVPLPTPLGFTLDTAAF, encoded by the coding sequence ATGGCGATGCCGCTGCCGGTTCCGGAGAGCGTGCTCTCCGAGGGGCTGCCCGACCGTGAGGGCGCGAGTGTGCGGGAGACCTTCGAGCTGTTCAGCGCCGTGGCCCCCAAGGGCTGGCGCGTGGAGCTGATCGAAGGGGAGATCTACGTGGTACCTCCGGCCAACGGCGAGCACGAGGAGATCGTCTCGGAACTGAACGGGCAGGTCCGAGACCATGACAAGGGTGTCGGGCGTTATACGGGAGTCGGTCTTGTCCTACCCGGGGCAACCGAGACGGTCCGCGTGATTCCTGACCTCGTCATCGCCCCCAAGGGCAGCTTCGACGACCAGCAGGAGTGGCACGCCCCCGACCCCGTCCTCCTCGTCGCGGAGGTCACCTCCACCTCCACCGCCGGCCGCGACCGCGTCCAGAAGATCCGGGCCTATGCCCGCGCGGGCATCCCCCTCTACCTGCTGATCGACCGCGAGGCCGGCGAAGCCGTCGTGTGCTCCGAACCCTCCGGCGACGACTACAGCCACAAGTCCATCCACAAGCTGGGGACACAGGTCCCGCTCCCCACCCCCCTCGGCTTCACCCTGGACACCGCGGCGTTCTGA
- a CDS encoding asparagine synthase-related protein → MRWLVGWSSVAAGFATTAGARAGSVSGSYGGGYGAGSGSGGGYGSGYAQEAAATEGRTVQPVGAQLLWGGPDPLWAVGDWRPDEVRVVAVDDHTRLAVLGCCAASDEELRIGLLTARGGALRHLTAWPGSYTAVVKAGRRVTVTGDLAGARPVFHTPWDGGTAFATAALPLADLVEAQLDIGHLAALLACPETPEALRDSTPYEGVRRVPPGHALILREGSREITGYEQVASLAVAAAQADPRQAVEGVRDALIEAVRARLTAPRHAPEAPLPDPGPVPGMGPADRRAARGARPAPGIGADLSGGSASGTLALLAAGLPGVPGTITGQGTGAGERLLAVTFNDLATRAGSDREDELKRAGAIAADPRLHHVVVAGGEEALPYAALDGPLTDEPGPSLVTAERHRRRLAGGSADHFTGWGAKQVLDAHPARLADLLMDRRRRSLVRPVTALAKASGPSAGSLLVPLTVYRAARKLARTPYRTGLEAAAQRVLEANRTAPDGFGPLEASLSALTWSRPGPAARWLTGEALAEVSVRLNRAATLPTSVQRPGEARARAALARAAADHRVLEQAAEIRGQRLHAPFLDNQVVRACRVLPESLRVQPDARANVLRTVLSGAGIHDLPPGWGAPHPAVPAGATRAGLRAALPHLIALFDAPLLADAGLIEARVVREALRSAADGASVPLDGLADLVSTELWLRRLMSRRGSCWTDTTSPRPPRAVQGPLIPASRSLSA, encoded by the coding sequence ATGCGATGGCTGGTGGGCTGGAGCAGTGTCGCCGCGGGCTTCGCAACGACGGCCGGGGCCCGGGCGGGCTCGGTGAGCGGCTCGTACGGCGGCGGATACGGCGCAGGCTCCGGCTCGGGCGGGGGATACGGCTCCGGCTACGCCCAGGAGGCGGCCGCCACCGAGGGGCGCACGGTGCAACCGGTCGGCGCACAACTCCTCTGGGGCGGCCCCGATCCGCTCTGGGCGGTCGGCGACTGGCGGCCCGACGAGGTGCGGGTCGTGGCCGTCGACGACCACACCCGTCTCGCCGTCCTCGGCTGTTGCGCCGCGAGCGACGAGGAACTGCGGATCGGCCTGCTCACCGCGCGCGGGGGCGCGTTGCGGCATCTCACTGCCTGGCCCGGCAGCTACACCGCGGTCGTCAAGGCCGGCCGCCGGGTCACCGTCACCGGTGATCTCGCGGGCGCCCGGCCGGTGTTCCACACCCCGTGGGACGGCGGCACCGCCTTCGCCACCGCCGCCCTCCCGCTCGCCGACCTGGTCGAGGCCCAGCTCGACATCGGCCATCTCGCCGCGCTGCTCGCCTGCCCGGAGACCCCTGAGGCGCTGCGCGACTCCACCCCGTACGAGGGGGTCCGGCGGGTGCCGCCGGGCCACGCGCTGATCCTGCGGGAGGGCTCGCGCGAGATCACCGGGTACGAGCAGGTCGCCTCGCTCGCGGTCGCGGCGGCCCAGGCCGACCCCCGGCAGGCCGTCGAGGGGGTCAGGGACGCCCTGATCGAAGCCGTACGCGCGCGGCTCACCGCCCCGCGGCACGCGCCCGAGGCCCCGCTGCCCGACCCGGGCCCGGTGCCCGGCATGGGGCCCGCCGACCGGCGCGCGGCCCGGGGCGCGCGCCCGGCGCCCGGCATCGGCGCCGACCTGTCCGGTGGCAGCGCCTCCGGCACGCTCGCGCTGCTCGCGGCGGGCCTCCCCGGAGTGCCGGGCACCATCACCGGACAGGGCACCGGCGCGGGGGAGCGGCTGCTCGCCGTCACCTTCAACGACCTGGCCACGCGCGCGGGTTCGGACCGGGAGGACGAGCTGAAGCGGGCCGGGGCGATCGCGGCCGACCCGCGCCTGCACCACGTGGTCGTCGCGGGGGGCGAGGAGGCACTCCCGTACGCCGCGCTTGACGGGCCGCTCACGGACGAGCCGGGGCCCTCGCTCGTGACGGCCGAACGGCACCGGAGACGACTCGCGGGCGGCAGCGCCGACCACTTCACCGGCTGGGGCGCCAAGCAGGTCCTGGACGCGCACCCGGCACGCCTCGCGGACCTCCTGATGGACCGCAGGCGCCGCTCCCTGGTGCGTCCGGTGACGGCGCTCGCGAAGGCCTCGGGGCCGTCGGCGGGCTCGCTCCTGGTGCCGCTGACGGTGTACCGGGCGGCGCGGAAGCTGGCCCGTACCCCGTACCGGACGGGCCTGGAGGCGGCCGCCCAGCGGGTCCTGGAGGCGAACCGTACGGCTCCGGACGGCTTCGGCCCCCTGGAGGCGTCCCTCTCGGCGCTCACCTGGTCCCGGCCGGGGCCCGCGGCCCGCTGGCTGACGGGGGAGGCACTGGCTGAAGTATCGGTTCGCCTGAACCGGGCGGCGACCCTGCCGACCTCCGTCCAGCGCCCGGGCGAAGCACGCGCGCGTGCCGCGCTCGCGCGTGCGGCGGCCGACCACCGGGTCCTGGAACAGGCGGCGGAGATCCGCGGCCAGCGCCTGCACGCCCCCTTCCTCGACAACCAGGTCGTACGGGCCTGCCGCGTGCTCCCGGAATCGCTCCGGGTCCAGCCGGACGCCCGCGCGAACGTCCTGCGCACCGTCCTCTCCGGCGCCGGCATCCATGACCTCCCCCCGGGCTGGGGCGCCCCCCACCCGGCGGTCCCGGCCGGAGCCACGCGCGCGGGCCTGCGCGCGGCGCTCCCCCACCTGATCGCCCTGTTCGACGCGCCGCTGCTCGCCGACGCGGGCCTGATCGAGGCACGCGTGGTCCGCGAGGCCCTCCGCTCGGCGGCCGACGGCGCCTCCGTCCCCCTCGACGGCCTCGCCGACCTGGTCTCGACCGAACTGTGGCTCCGCCGCCTCATGTCCCGCCGGGGCTCGTGCTGGACGGACACGACGTCTCCCCGCCCGCCCCGCGCGGTGCAGGGCCCGCTGATCCCCGCCTCACGGTCGCTCTCGGCGTGA